One Fuerstiella marisgermanici DNA window includes the following coding sequences:
- a CDS encoding TolC family protein, with translation MAMSLVYSMVFSPILFSGCAASNRQWEKTVNNDTTEIDCITQQIDNPNPQVFQEVSMTSEPVTALSVAADEITYVDRTLDDVLRLAMQHSSVLRDIGGIVLRSPDTVNTGYSTQLQETDPRFGMEAALSAFDAQLSASSTFNNNNRIYNNNFFAGGTTAFTQDLHDYQVELSKRTATGSLLAVRSTALFDANNAPANTFRSAWDTWLEGEIRQPLLQGGGAEFNRIAGPGATPGIYNGVLIAKANADINHTEFMASLRDYVSNVENAYWDLYLSYRELDARKKAMEKALVVWNKAKAMDTAGNFKIADEALARQQYYQLKADVDDALSGRLLQGTQTQNGSSGGTVQMTGGVLAAERRLRLLVGMPAADGQLMRPSEEPTMANISFDWHSCMNESIRQRPELQRQHLNVKKREMELLAAKNFLNPRLDAIGRYRWRGFGDHLIGNDGGSITAPNSSLGNLADGDQQEWTVGVELTVPIGYRKAHAAVQNAELKLARERAIQKEQQREVVSNLSGAIADAVRAFQSLQNNLNQYLAARDYLQALETREGNSINDTTDRILDAQRRLVQAEIQFFRARSEYAVALKNVHYEKGSLLRYKDLRVAGATGYDGAMLQQDVYMEGEPLPVETPVDMTNDPAFGSPSTTAPPATEAAPEPVPAPAPELPDMANTPTPATKPVQTAQATPAAASPVNTPAPAATSQPVIPVDELAPMLEASPSASRIEQSTKPTWRESTRSAVSAEGSTSRRSRIDGTRVSMPVGTASNNGVAPKSSAKMTSATDSGASTDWKVRQSDKPAFNAAETPTHAATKPGTASLKQVSLSSTVTKSDTAVDNGATTPLSSHRSAAPTTLIRPPVGSTSPIRQTAGSTTPLRK, from the coding sequence ATGGCAATGTCATTGGTCTATTCCATGGTGTTTTCGCCGATCCTGTTTTCCGGCTGCGCGGCGTCGAACCGTCAGTGGGAAAAGACGGTGAACAATGATACGACCGAGATCGACTGTATCACTCAGCAGATTGATAATCCGAATCCTCAGGTGTTCCAGGAAGTCAGTATGACTTCTGAGCCTGTGACCGCGTTGAGCGTTGCGGCAGACGAAATCACCTATGTCGATCGAACTTTAGATGACGTGTTGCGTCTGGCGATGCAGCATTCGTCTGTGTTGCGAGACATCGGCGGCATCGTGCTGCGTTCTCCCGACACGGTCAACACCGGCTATTCAACTCAGTTGCAGGAAACCGATCCTCGCTTTGGTATGGAAGCCGCCCTCAGTGCCTTCGACGCTCAACTGTCCGCGTCGTCGACTTTCAACAACAACAACCGCATCTATAACAATAACTTTTTCGCTGGCGGAACCACCGCGTTCACTCAGGACCTGCATGACTATCAGGTCGAACTGTCAAAACGAACGGCCACAGGTTCTTTGCTGGCTGTCCGCAGCACGGCACTCTTCGATGCCAACAACGCTCCGGCGAATACGTTCCGGTCGGCGTGGGACACATGGCTGGAAGGCGAAATTCGTCAGCCGTTGTTGCAGGGTGGTGGAGCAGAATTTAACCGCATCGCCGGTCCTGGTGCCACGCCCGGAATCTACAACGGTGTGTTGATTGCGAAAGCAAACGCCGACATCAACCACACTGAATTCATGGCGTCATTGCGAGACTACGTCAGTAACGTCGAAAACGCCTACTGGGACTTGTACCTGTCCTACCGCGAACTTGATGCTCGCAAAAAGGCGATGGAAAAAGCGCTTGTCGTGTGGAACAAAGCGAAGGCGATGGACACCGCCGGCAACTTTAAGATCGCCGATGAAGCTTTGGCTCGCCAGCAATATTATCAACTGAAAGCCGACGTCGATGACGCACTGTCCGGTCGGCTGCTACAGGGCACGCAAACTCAAAACGGTTCCAGCGGTGGTACTGTGCAGATGACAGGTGGCGTGCTGGCGGCTGAACGTCGGCTGCGTTTGTTGGTTGGAATGCCGGCCGCCGATGGCCAGTTGATGCGTCCTTCTGAAGAACCGACCATGGCGAACATCAGCTTCGACTGGCATTCCTGCATGAATGAGTCGATTCGGCAGCGGCCGGAACTGCAGCGGCAACATCTGAACGTGAAAAAACGTGAGATGGAATTGCTGGCAGCGAAGAACTTTCTCAATCCTCGACTGGACGCTATTGGCCGATACCGCTGGCGAGGTTTTGGCGACCATTTGATCGGCAACGACGGCGGCTCAATCACGGCGCCGAATTCGTCGCTCGGAAATCTGGCGGATGGCGATCAGCAGGAATGGACGGTTGGTGTGGAACTGACCGTGCCCATCGGATACCGCAAAGCTCACGCGGCCGTGCAGAATGCAGAACTTAAACTGGCTCGCGAACGAGCCATTCAGAAAGAACAGCAGCGTGAAGTGGTCAGCAACCTGAGCGGTGCGATCGCCGACGCCGTACGAGCCTTCCAGTCGCTGCAGAATAATTTGAATCAGTACCTCGCAGCCAGAGACTACTTGCAGGCACTGGAAACGCGCGAAGGCAATTCCATCAACGATACCACAGACCGAATTCTGGACGCTCAGCGACGTTTGGTGCAGGCGGAAATTCAGTTCTTCCGAGCTCGATCCGAATACGCCGTGGCCCTGAAGAATGTTCACTACGAAAAAGGTTCGCTGCTGCGGTACAAAGATCTGCGAGTTGCCGGGGCGACGGGATACGACGGAGCGATGCTGCAACAGGACGTCTACATGGAAGGCGAACCTCTGCCAGTCGAAACGCCTGTTGACATGACAAACGATCCAGCGTTCGGTTCACCTTCCACAACGGCTCCGCCCGCCACTGAAGCGGCTCCGGAACCGGTGCCAGCACCGGCACCAGAACTGCCCGACATGGCGAACACGCCGACTCCTGCCACTAAGCCCGTGCAAACGGCTCAGGCCACTCCAGCGGCCGCTTCGCCAGTGAACACACCGGCCCCGGCCGCGACATCGCAGCCTGTAATTCCTGTTGACGAGTTGGCTCCGATGCTGGAAGCCTCGCCTTCGGCTTCACGGATTGAGCAATCTACGAAACCAACTTGGCGTGAATCAACACGTAGCGCGGTGTCGGCAGAAGGTTCAACGTCGCGTCGTTCACGAATCGATGGTACTCGAGTTTCCATGCCCGTAGGTACAGCATCGAATAATGGAGTGGCACCAAAGTCTTCTGCAAAAATGACGTCGGCCACCGATTCCGGTGCATCGACAGACTGGAAGGTCCGTCAGTCGGACAAGCCTGCGTTCAATGCGGCCGAGACACCGACACACGCTGCGACAAAGCCGGGTACAGCCTCGCTAAAGCAGGTGTCCCTGTCCTCAACCGTGACAAAGTCCGACACAGCCGTTGATAATGGTGCGACCACGCCGCTAAGCTCTCACCGCAGCGCGGCACCGACGACACTCATCCGTCCACCGGTTGGCAGCACGTCGCCCATTCGCCAGACGGCCGGCAGCACGACGCCGCTTCGTAAATAA
- a CDS encoding class I SAM-dependent methyltransferase yields MSSDVETFLLQLETAFASRSVQKAVLSKPASKANDAVRRVDIRPVKIRERLLYQFTSREGNQERHRNLTADEAVNEIRESAGIAFRDCLLRTDSAEWTARFNKKGRCLVTERSVQTESPVAPAEHNRQRQYLIPEDQVVPFLVATGVMSKSGRVHAKHYSKFRQINRYVEFIRDIVSRLPTEDTLRIVDFGSGKSYLTFAVHYYLTAGLGRKVHITGLDRRADVVQTCQAIASELKLTGIAFEATDIADFQPAEDVHLAISLHACDTATDDALAAAVAWNANVILAVPCCHHELAAALPATAHPVISGHGILHERFCELTTDAVRAHLLECVGYNTTVMEFIEMEHTGRNVLIRAIRRPADSAPDAPRQNWERLQTFSKELSLPPLQLQRNLAKTGALRFDETVS; encoded by the coding sequence ATGTCATCCGATGTTGAGACGTTTTTGCTGCAGTTAGAAACTGCATTTGCCAGCCGGTCAGTGCAGAAGGCTGTGCTTAGCAAGCCCGCGTCGAAGGCGAACGACGCCGTCCGTCGCGTTGACATTCGGCCGGTCAAGATTCGCGAACGGCTTCTTTATCAGTTTACGTCGCGCGAAGGCAATCAGGAACGGCACCGGAATCTGACGGCCGATGAAGCCGTGAATGAAATCCGCGAGTCAGCAGGCATTGCCTTTCGAGACTGCCTGCTGCGAACCGACTCAGCCGAATGGACGGCGCGGTTCAATAAAAAGGGACGCTGCCTCGTCACTGAACGATCCGTGCAAACTGAATCCCCTGTGGCTCCGGCTGAGCACAACAGACAGCGGCAATATTTGATTCCTGAGGATCAGGTCGTGCCGTTCCTGGTGGCAACAGGTGTGATGTCGAAGTCTGGTCGAGTGCACGCGAAGCACTACAGCAAGTTCCGTCAAATCAATCGGTACGTCGAATTCATCCGTGACATCGTGTCGCGTTTGCCAACAGAAGATACCCTTCGAATTGTCGATTTCGGTTCCGGCAAGAGCTACCTGACTTTTGCCGTTCACTACTATCTTACTGCTGGTCTTGGACGCAAGGTCCACATCACAGGTCTCGACCGGCGCGCGGACGTTGTTCAGACGTGTCAGGCAATTGCGTCAGAACTGAAGCTGACAGGAATCGCCTTCGAAGCGACCGACATCGCCGATTTTCAGCCAGCCGAAGACGTCCACCTTGCGATTTCGTTGCACGCCTGCGACACCGCTACTGATGATGCTCTGGCTGCCGCGGTTGCGTGGAATGCCAACGTTATTCTGGCTGTGCCCTGTTGTCATCACGAACTCGCGGCTGCTCTGCCAGCGACAGCCCACCCTGTGATATCCGGTCACGGAATTCTGCACGAACGGTTCTGCGAACTGACAACAGATGCCGTGCGAGCTCACCTGCTGGAATGCGTGGGCTACAATACGACCGTGATGGAGTTCATCGAAATGGAACACACGGGCCGCAATGTTCTGATCCGGGCGATCCGGCGTCCCGCAGACTCAGCCCCCGACGCGCCTCGGCAGAATTGGGAACGATTGCAGACGTTTTCCAAAGAGCTGTCTTTGCCACCGTTGCAGCTTCAACGCAATCTTGCGAAAACCGGCGCGCTACGTTTTGATGAGACGGTCTCCTGA
- a CDS encoding polyprenol monophosphomannose synthase has protein sequence MPRLLFTICTYNEVENIRLLIPELRAVSSDADILVIDDNSPDGTGDVVREFAAADSKVSLLHRPEKQGLGAAKVEAFRYAIAEGYDQLLNLDADFSHSPNHIPAILQCAEDADVVIGSRYVKGGGVVGWNLRRHLMSRCINLYARVLLGLKTKDNSGSFRCYSVSKLAEIDWDRTMAKGYAFEEEVLYRCHRVGCRFVETPITFADRRFGVTKINMKEAVVALWVIFRLGVQRLRGVPVRA, from the coding sequence ATGCCTCGATTGCTATTCACGATCTGCACGTACAACGAAGTCGAAAATATCCGGCTGCTGATCCCCGAACTGCGCGCTGTTTCTTCGGACGCAGATATTCTTGTGATCGATGACAATTCGCCCGACGGAACCGGCGATGTCGTTCGTGAATTCGCCGCTGCGGATTCGAAGGTCAGTCTGCTGCACCGGCCAGAGAAGCAGGGTTTAGGAGCCGCAAAAGTGGAAGCGTTTCGCTATGCCATAGCGGAAGGTTACGACCAACTGCTGAATTTGGATGCCGATTTCAGCCACAGCCCGAATCATATTCCGGCCATCCTGCAGTGTGCTGAAGATGCCGACGTCGTGATCGGGTCTCGCTATGTGAAAGGCGGCGGAGTTGTCGGTTGGAATCTGCGACGCCATCTTATGAGTCGCTGCATCAACCTATATGCACGCGTGCTGCTCGGGCTGAAGACGAAGGACAACAGCGGCAGCTTTCGTTGCTATTCCGTCAGCAAGCTGGCCGAAATCGACTGGGACCGAACGATGGCCAAAGGCTATGCGTTTGAAGAAGAAGTGCTCTACCGCTGCCACCGAGTTGGCTGTCGGTTTGTTGAAACACCGATCACGTTTGCTGATCGCCGTTTTGGTGTGACCAAGATCAACATGAAAGAGGCGGTCGTCGCACTCTGGGTCATCTTCCGACTCGGTGTGCAAAGACTTCGAGGCGTCCCGGTCCGCGCGTAA